The Pseudofrankia sp. DC12 region CGGGCCTGGGCGCGAAGCCGATCGTGGACATCCTGGTTGCCGTCGCGGACATTGCCGACGACGGAGGCTTCGTGCCGGCGCTGGTCGTCGCGGGTTATGTCGTGCGGGTGCGCGAGCGTGGTGAGCACTGGATGTTGCGCACGCCGGAGCAGGACGTGCATGTGCACCTGTGCAGCGCCGGCGGCGACTGGGAGCACCGCCATCTGCTGTTCCGGGACTGGCTGCGCCACGACGGGGCCGACCGCGCCGCCTACGAGGCGGCCAAGCGCGCCCTGGCGCTGGTCGACTGGCCGAGCACCCAGCACTACTCGGCGGCCAAGTCGACCATCATCGGGGAGATCACGGCCCGGGCCCGCCCGTGGGCCGCCGCCACCGGCTGGACCGTCCCGCCGCCGCGGGCCTGACCCGCGGCCCGCCCGCAGCACGTCACACGCCGTTGTCCACGATGTTGACGGCCGGCCGCTGCGACAAACGATCTTCAACGTCTCGCGGGGGCGTGACACGCGGCCGTCGCGGTGCCGAGCGGTGGTGCGCGGTGGTGCGCGAGCAGAACGGCTAAGGCGCCGAGGGGTGGGGGAGGGCGTCGCCCGAGGCCTCACTGACGCGCTCAGCACCTGATTCGGCCGGCCTCGTCGCGCGCAGAGCGGCTGAAAATCCCGGCTGACGCGCCCACGGTCGCACCCCAGGCCTGACCACAAGATAGTCAACGCTGTTGACGAGCCGGAATCTCATTTTTGATCTTCAACCTCAACCCGGGAGACCAAAAGGACTGAAGACAGCCCCAACAGACAGCGCGGCCTTGTCGTTGCTTGTCGAAGCGCCGCAGGCGATCTCCGTGCTCTACCCGCGGCCCTGTGTCAGCGGGCCCGCAGCGCTTCGATGAGGCGGACGCGGCTGCCGGCGCGACGGACGGCGCCGGCGTAGACGCGTCCGGCGACGCGGACGAGCGCCGCGATGCCGCCGACGTCGAGGAGGACGGCGAGGGCGATCTGCCAACCGGCGGCGGTGCCGGCGGCGATGAGCATCGGCATGATCAGCGGGGCGGTGAACGGGACGACGGACAGCACGGCGAGCAGGGTGGAGCGCGGGTTGCCGGGCAGGATCGAGATCCCGACGACATACGGGATGATGATCATCATGACGAGTGGGGTGGTGACGCCGGCGGCGTCCTCCTGGCGGGAGACGAGCGCGCCGGCGGCGGCGAACAGCAGGGCGTAGAGGCCGAAGCCGAGCAGGAACCACAGCAGTGACCACAGCGCGGAGCTGGCGGCGATCGAGGCGGGCAGGTTCAGGACGCCGGTCCGCAGGCCGAACGGGACGCCGATGGCGGCGTAGAGCGCGAGCTGGAACAGGGCGACGGCGCCGATGCCGACGACCTTGCCGGCCATGAGCTGCCAGGGTCCGACGGTGGCGAGCAGGAGCTCGACGACGCGGCTGGACTTCTCCTCGATGACGCCCTGGGCGACGGCCGGCCCGAAGATCATCAGTGAGATGTAGATGAGGATGCCGGTGATCACACCGAGGCCGATGCGTGAGCTCGCGTGGGGGTCGGTGGGTTCCAGGACGGCGACGTGGATCCCGGCGGCGTTGACGGCGTCTTCGACCTGGGCCGGGTCGCCGCCGAGGGTGGAGATCTCGGTGCGCAGGGCCTGCTGGCGGGCGACGGCGGTCAGCACGGTGGCGGGCAGGTCGTCGAGGCTGTGGCGGACGACGACGTGCAGTCCGCTCGGGTCGGCGGCGGTGATGGCGGCGTCGAGGGTGCCGGCGCGGACCTGGCGTTCGCCGTCGGCGGGGTCGGTGATGGTGACGGTGTGGACGTCGAGGCCGCTGGCCTTGCCGGTGGCGGTGAGGGCCGCGGCGGTCGGGGCGTCGGTGGCGAGCAGGCCGACGGTGGCGCGGGTCGTGCCGTCGCCGCTGAACAGGGCGTCGGCGCCGATGCCCAGCAGGAGGGCGACGACGAACAGCGGGGTCATGACCCGGAAGACGCGGGAGCGGAACCGGGTGGTGACCTCGCGGCGGACGACGAGCCAGAGGACCCGGGCGGAGCCTGGCGGCCGGACCGGGTCGGTCTCGGTGGGCTCGGCCGGGGCGGCGGGGTCGACGTCGCGGGTGCCGCTCACGCCTGGCTGCCCTTCGCGGGGTCCGTCCGGCGGGCCGGCCAGGTCTGCTGGGTGGGGATGAGCCGGCCGCGTCGGCCTCGGGTGCGGGTTGGGGGTTCGGGTTCGCCGGCCTGGTGGGTGACGACCTCGCGGAAGCGCTGGGCGAGGCTGGAGCGGCGGTGGGCGAACTCGCGGACGGGCCCGGTCGCGAGCGCGGCGCGCAGGATGGCCTGGTCGTCGGTGCCGGTGGCGAGGCGCAGCTCGGTGCGGCCCCGGTCGTCGCGGCTGGCGGTGCGGACGCCGGGGAGGGTGTCGGCCCAGCCGGTCGGGGCGTCGGGAGCGTCGATGACGAGGACGGACTCGCCGTCGGCGCGGAGCTCGTCGACGGAGCCGACGGCGACCATGGTTCCGGCGGAGACGATCCCGACGCGGTCGCAGAGCAGTTCGACGAGGTCGAGCTGGTGGGAGGAGAGGACCGTGGGGACCCCGGCGGCGGCGCGTTCGCGCAGGACGTCGCTCATGACGTCGACGGCGATCGGGTCGAGGCCGGAGAACGGTTCGTCGAGGACGAGGACCGTCGGGTCGTGGACGAGGGCGGCGGCGAGCTGGGCGCGTTGCTGGTTGCCGAGGGAGAGGGCCTGGACGTCGTCGTCGAGGCGGTGGGCGATGTCGAGCCGGTCGGCCCAGACGCGGGTGGCGGCGCGGGCGGCGGGGGCGGTCATGCCGTGCAGCTGGGCGAGGTACTCGAGCTGTTCGCCGACGCGCATCTTGGGGTAGAGGCCGCGTTCCTCGGGCATGTAGCCGATCCGGCGGCGGGTGTCGATGGTGAGCGGGGTGCCGTCGTAGCGGACCTCGCCGGCGTCGGCGGCCAGGACGCCGAGCACGATGCGCATGGTGGTGGTCTTGCCGGCGCCGTTGGAGCCGACGAAGCCGAACAGTTCCCCGGCGCGGACGTCGAAGGTCATGTCCCGCAGCGCGACGACGTGGCCGTACCGCTTGGACAGCCCGTCGATCTGTAGCGCTCCGTCGCGCATCGCGGCGCCTCCAGGCTGTGTGGTTGGGCCTGTTGTCGGCCGGCCGTGGTCCATCGTGCCAGTGCTTGCGCCGTTCTTCTGGGTCGTCGCCGGGTCGCGGGAGGAATTGTGCGGTTGCGGGCGCCGGCGGCGGGAGCGGACATCCTGGCGACGTTGGTGCGCGGGGGCCGGTCGGCGTGGTCGACTGGTCGGGTGGCCGAGACTGATGTGCCGTCGACTGGTGGGCTGGTGGGCTGCTCGTTGTGTGGTCATGCCTGGGCGGCGCACTTCGGCGGTGGGCCGATGGCGGTGTGGGTGACGTGCTGCGCGACGCCCGTTGGGGCGGGTGCGGAGCCGACCGGTGTGGGCGGGGCCGACGGGGTGGTGGCGGGGCTCGCCGGTCCGGTCGCGACCTGTTTCTGCCGGCGCGGCGTGGAGGAGTTCCGCGCGGAGGCGCCGGTCGGCGCCGGCGGGGTGGTGCTGTGTGTGACGTGTGGTGCGGCGCCGGCTGAGGACACGCAGTGCCGGGCCTGTCGGGAGGCTCGGCAGCGGGCGTCGCGGGTTCGGTTCGCGGCCCGTCAGGCCCAGCTTGGCCGGGGGCCGCGGCGCCGCTGAGCGGACGCGTCCGGCGTGGCCCGGTGGGCGTCCGTTTCCTCGTGCCGGTGCCGGCCCGGGTACGGAAATGCTCCTGTTCTGACGCGGCTGGGGCTGTGGGCTGTGAGAGGTGCCGGGCGGAGGTTTAGCCGCGGGGGGCGAACATGATGACCGCCATGCCGGTGAGGCAGACGGCGGCGCCGGCGAGGTCGAAGCGGTCGGGGCGGTAGCCGTCGGCGAGGGCGCCCCACAGGATCGATCCGGCGACGAAGATGCCGCCGTAGGCGGCGAGGACGCGGCCGAAGTGGCCGTCGGGCTGGAGGGTGGCGACGAAGCCGTAGAGGGCCAGTGAGGCGATGCCGGCGGCGGCGTAGCCCCAGCCGCGGTGTTCGCGGATGGTCTGCCAGACCAGCCAGGCGCCGCCGATCTCGAGGACGGCGGCGACGGCGAACAGGGCGACGGAGCGGGCGACGACCACGGCAGGCAGGCGGCTTTCTCGGCGGGGGCGCCCGCTGCCGGGCGCCTACCCGTCGGAGGCTACCGAGCGCGCCGGCGGGCGGGCCGCGGGGCGCCGGACCCCGTCCGGCGGCTGGCGGCCTGGCGGCGGACGAAGTCGCGGCTCGGCCCGATTTTCGGCGGATGCCACGGCGACCCTCTACAGGAAGCCGGTGAGGCCAGTGGGACGGTGCGGGCCGATGGCGAGGAGCTCGAACAGGCCGTAGCCGACCTGGCCGTCGCGGGTGAAGCGGGCGAGGCTGTCGGTGATGCCGACGAGGCGGCCGGCGGTGTCGGGGTCGGTCAGCTCGACGGTCTCGCCGTCGACTTTCAGCGGCCCCTGGTACATGCCGTGCCTCCAGCCGGGGTCGAAGCCGTAGCCGGTGCCGGCTCCGAGGTGGGCGGTGAGCTGGACCTCGGCGGTGATCTCGGGGAGCTTGTCGTCGCGGCGGGTGAAGCGGATGGCGGCGGCGGTCGGGACGCGGGTGCCGGGCCGGAAGGTGATGGTGACGTCGGGGCGGCCGAGCTGTTCGGCGGGCCGGCCGGTGGCCTCGGGCCAGACGAGCAGCGCCTCCTCCAGGGCGCGGTTCCCGGCTTCGTCCTCCTGCACGATGACGATGACGGAGTGGTCGGGGAACTGGATCGGCAGATAGAGCCAGAAAAGGGTGTGGAACTCCCCTGGCCGGCCGGGAGGTTCGGGTTCGCCGACGGGCCGGATTCCCCAGGACCGGTCGCGGGTGCCCCACCAGCGGTCGGGGGTGACCTGGGTGGTGTGCCCGTCGACGGTGAAGGTGCCGGTCCAGCGGCCGGTCTGGGCGAGGCGGCAGGCGTCGATGATGATCCGGTCGGAGGCGCCGCGGATGGTCTGGCGGGGTTCGAGGGTCGCGGGCATGGCGGCGTCGAAGGTGAGGTCGGCGGACAGGCCCCAGTCGTTGGGTTCGAGGACGAACCGCAGGGTGCGCAGGCCTTCGACGACCTCGACGCGGAACGGGCCGACGGTGGTGTCGAGCCGGTCGGCGGCGAGTTCTGCGGAGGCGCGTACGACGCGGTGCTCGGTGCCGCGGCGCAGCAGGGCGAACGCGTCGGCGGTGCCGAGGTTCGGGTACTGGCCGAGGCCGAGGACGAGGAACGTGTCGCCGGTGTGGGTGCCGCAGTTGAAGTAGTAGCGGTCGTAGAAGTTGCGGTCGGAGGTGGCGGCCTGGCGGATCGGTGCGGCGGTCTGGTGGACGGGGTAGTCGTCGAGCGGCGACAGCACGGGTGCTCCTGGGGTTCGTCGGCGGCGACGGTTCGGGCGTCCAGAGGAGGCCGGGCCGGCTGTGGCGCCGCTCTGGCGGGCTGGCCCGGTCAGCCGGCGGCGGTGGGGGCTCCCGCGGGAGCGGTCCTCGGGGTTTCGCGGTCGGGTGGGGCGCCGGGGGCGGGCAGGTCGAGGAGCGTGGCGAGCATCCGGCTGACGGTGTTGTTCGTGATCATGTCGGTGGTGGGGTCCATCATCCCGAGCTCGACGAACGTCACCAGGATGCGCAGCATGATCACGGCGAAGCGGTAGGCGGCGAAGACCTCGTAGTAGTCGAGGTGGCGGACCGGCCGGCCGAGGAGCTGTTCGTAGCGGGCGACGGTCTCGGCCCGGGTGGGGAAGCCGGCGAGGCGGGGCGCGTCGCAGCCTTCGCAGTGGTGGCGGTCGAGGAACAGGAACCAGGCGAAGTCGGTCTCGGGGGCGCCGAGCTCGGCCATCTCCCAGTCGAGGACCGCGGTGGGGTGGAACTGTTCGTCGAACAGGATGTTGCCGATGCGGGCGTCGCCCCAGAGCAGGACGGGTGGGTCGGGTTCGTCGGGCTGGTGGGCGCGCAGCCAGTCGCGTGCCGTGGCGAGGGGTTCGGGGGGTGTGTCGAACACCTTGGCGCCGGCCCAGGTGAGCATCTGTTCGTAGTAGGCGAGCTGCTGGTCGATCCCGGTGCGGCCGCGCCCGGCACTGTTGAGGAAGCCGAGGTCCAGGGTGGCGGGGTCGAGGCGGTGGACGCGGGCGAGGATGTCGATGCCGGCCCACCACATCGCGGCCCGGTCGGCGGGGTTGACGTCGTGCAGCCAGCCGCCGACGTGGTAGGGCGGGTTGTCGTTGGGGGCGCGGCCGTCGGCGGCGGCCATGACGAAGAACGGGGCGCCGAGCAGGGTGGCGTCGGGTTCGTAGCCGAGCAGTTCGGGGACGGGCAGGCCGGGGTCGGCTCCGGTGAGGGCTGCCATGATCTGGTACTGCTCGGCGAAGCGTGGTTCGAGGAACACCTGGTAGACGGTCGGGGCGATCCGCAGGACGAGGCGGCGGGTGGTCCGGGTGTCGCCGTCGCCCCAGGTGGCGTCGAAAAGGTGGGTCTCGTTGGAGAAGCCGAGCCCTTCCGGGCTGGCCAGCGGGCCGAGGTCGACGCCGCCGGTGGCGCCGGGGAGCCGGGGGGTGAGCCAGCCGGCGAGCCGGGTGCGGGTCAGCTCGGGGTCGCGTTCCTGTGCCTGCACGGCGAGCCCTTTCCGCGCGGCTCGTCGTGGGGCCGCCAGCCGTCCCGGTCGTGAGCCACGCCACAGAACTGGAACTGGTTCTAGCCTGCGGTCGGCGTGCTGTCAATCGCCCCCCGCGTAACCCGGCTGGGGCCGGGGCGGCCCGGCGGCTCATCGTGGCGGAGGGCGGACGCGTTTCGACTAGGGCAGGCCAGACACGGAGGGGGCGAGGGTGCGCGCCGATGAGGAGCTGGCCTTTGAGGCGTTCGTGGCCGGGGCCGCCGACCGGCTGTTGCTGAGCGCGGTCCTGCTCGCCGGTGGCGACTGGGCGACGGGTGAGGACCTGTTACAGGGCGCGTTCGAACGCACCTACCGGCACTGGGCGCGGATCGCCGACGGCCGGCCCGAGGCCTATGTGCGCCGCGCGCTGGTGAACGGCGCGACGAGCCGCTGGCGGCGGCTGCGGGCGCGGGTCACCGAGGTGCCGCTGGTCGTCGACGGCCAGTGGGTGGTCGACGTCGCGGCGGACGGCGTCGACCACGCCGACCGGATGTCCCAGCGGGACGGCCTGGTGCGGGCGCTGCGGGCGCTGCCGCCGCGGCAGCGCGCCGTGCTGGTCCTGCGTTACTTCGATGA contains the following coding sequences:
- a CDS encoding phosphotransferase family protein; its protein translation is MQAQERDPELTRTRLAGWLTPRLPGATGGVDLGPLASPEGLGFSNETHLFDATWGDGDTRTTRRLVLRIAPTVYQVFLEPRFAEQYQIMAALTGADPGLPVPELLGYEPDATLLGAPFFVMAAADGRAPNDNPPYHVGGWLHDVNPADRAAMWWAGIDILARVHRLDPATLDLGFLNSAGRGRTGIDQQLAYYEQMLTWAGAKVFDTPPEPLATARDWLRAHQPDEPDPPVLLWGDARIGNILFDEQFHPTAVLDWEMAELGAPETDFAWFLFLDRHHCEGCDAPRLAGFPTRAETVARYEQLLGRPVRHLDYYEVFAAYRFAVIMLRILVTFVELGMMDPTTDMITNNTVSRMLATLLDLPAPGAPPDRETPRTAPAGAPTAAG
- a CDS encoding YnfA family protein, which translates into the protein MVVARSVALFAVAAVLEIGGAWLVWQTIREHRGWGYAAAGIASLALYGFVATLQPDGHFGRVLAAYGGIFVAGSILWGALADGYRPDRFDLAGAAVCLTGMAVIMFAPRG
- a CDS encoding ABC transporter permease, with the translated sequence MSGTRDVDPAAPAEPTETDPVRPPGSARVLWLVVRREVTTRFRSRVFRVMTPLFVVALLLGIGADALFSGDGTTRATVGLLATDAPTAAALTATGKASGLDVHTVTITDPADGERQVRAGTLDAAITAADPSGLHVVVRHSLDDLPATVLTAVARQQALRTEISTLGGDPAQVEDAVNAAGIHVAVLEPTDPHASSRIGLGVITGILIYISLMIFGPAVAQGVIEEKSSRVVELLLATVGPWQLMAGKVVGIGAVALFQLALYAAIGVPFGLRTGVLNLPASIAASSALWSLLWFLLGFGLYALLFAAAGALVSRQEDAAGVTTPLVMMIIIPYVVGISILPGNPRSTLLAVLSVVPFTAPLIMPMLIAAGTAAGWQIALAVLLDVGGIAALVRVAGRVYAGAVRRAGSRVRLIEALRAR
- a CDS encoding GrpB family protein → MAGGEVLTEEKVFVGGPEKRPIVIAAYRPEWVARFAFERDRIVAALGPRAVRVEHVGSTSVPGLGAKPIVDILVAVADIADDGGFVPALVVAGYVVRVRERGEHWMLRTPEQDVHVHLCSAGGDWEHRHLLFRDWLRHDGADRAAYEAAKRALALVDWPSTQHYSAAKSTIIGEITARARPWAAATGWTVPPPRA
- a CDS encoding SigE family RNA polymerase sigma factor; the protein is MRADEELAFEAFVAGAADRLLLSAVLLAGGDWATGEDLLQGAFERTYRHWARIADGRPEAYVRRALVNGATSRWRRLRARVTEVPLVVDGQWVVDVAADGVDHADRMSQRDGLVRALRALPPRQRAVLVLRYFDDLSEADVAAALGCSVGSVRSQASRGLARLRDSEHVHALAASRRGGPGRAGAAGLDVLTNESGDDSRVASRPAPLGAPDLDAADPVRERAL
- a CDS encoding ATP-binding cassette domain-containing protein, whose protein sequence is MRDGALQIDGLSKRYGHVVALRDMTFDVRAGELFGFVGSNGAGKTTTMRIVLGVLAADAGEVRYDGTPLTIDTRRRIGYMPEERGLYPKMRVGEQLEYLAQLHGMTAPAARAATRVWADRLDIAHRLDDDVQALSLGNQQRAQLAAALVHDPTVLVLDEPFSGLDPIAVDVMSDVLRERAAAGVPTVLSSHQLDLVELLCDRVGIVSAGTMVAVGSVDELRADGESVLVIDAPDAPTGWADTLPGVRTASRDDRGRTELRLATGTDDQAILRAALATGPVREFAHRRSSLAQRFREVVTHQAGEPEPPTRTRGRRGRLIPTQQTWPARRTDPAKGSQA